The proteins below are encoded in one region of Pithys albifrons albifrons isolate INPA30051 chromosome 25, PitAlb_v1, whole genome shotgun sequence:
- the STRADA gene encoding STE20-related kinase adapter protein alpha isoform X3 gives MSTFLPDSTCYELLTIIGRGFEDLMVVNLARYKPTGEYVTVRRVNLEACTNEMVTFLQGELHVSKLFNHPNIVPYKATFIADNELWVVTSFMAYGSAKDLICTHFMDGMSELAIAYILQGVLKALDYIHHMGYVHRSVKASHILISVDGKVYLSGLRSNLSMINHGQRLKVVHDFPKYSIKVLPWLSPEVLQQNLQGYDAKSDIYSVGITACELANGHVPFKDMPSTQMLLEKLNGTVPRLLDTTTIPADELTMKTSRSSANYGMGESVAIGNARAANGEPALHPYLRTFSTYFHNFVEQCLQRNPDFRPSAGTLLSHPFFKQIKRRASEALPELLRPVTPITNLEGTRPQDPSGIFGLVSNLEELDVDDWEF, from the exons ATGAGCACCTTCCTCCCAGACAGCACCTGCTACGAGCTGCTCACCATCATAG GCAGAGGCTTTGAAGACTTGATGGTTGTGAACCTGGCGAGGTACAAACCCACAGGAGAGTATGTGACTGTCAGGAGGGTGAACCTGGAGGCCTGCACAAATGAAATGGTCACATTCCTGCAG gggGAACTTCATGTTTCCAAGCTCTTCAACCACCCCAACATTGTGCCATACAAAGCAACTTTCATAGCTGACAACGAGCTGTGGGTGGTGACATCTTTCATGGCCTATG gCTCTGCAAAAGATCTGATCTGTAcccattttatggatgggatGAGTGAGCTGGCCATTGCCTATATCCTCCAGGGGGTACTGAAGGCACTTGACTACATCCACCACATGGGCTATGTACATag GAGTGTTAAAGCCAGCCATATCCTGATCTCTGTGGATGGGAAGGTGTATCTGTCTGGCCTGAGGAGTAACCTGAGCATGATCAACCACGGGCAGCGACTCAAAGTTGTTCATGACTTCCCCAAATACAGCATCAAAGTGCTGCCTTGGCTCAGCCCTGAGGTCTTGCAACAG AACCTCCAGGGTTACGATGCAAAATCTGACATTTACAGCGTGGGGATAACGGCCTGTGAGCTGGCAAATGGACACGTCCCATTTAAAGACATGCCTTCCACTCAG atgctcctggaaaagctgaatGGGACAGTTCCCCGCCTGCTGGACACCACCACAATTCCTGCTGACGAGCTGACCATGAAGACCTCCCGTTCCAGTGCCAACTACGGGATGGGCGAGAGCGTGGCCATCGGCAACGCGCGGGCGGCCAACGGGGAGCCGGCCCTGCACCCCTATCTACGCACCTTCTCCACCTACTTCCACAACTTCGTGGAGCAGTGCCTGCAGCGCAACCCCGACTTCAG GCCAAGCGCAGGCACTCTGCTCAGTCACCCCTTTTTCAAGCAG ATCAAGCGCCGCGCGTCTGAAGCACTCCCGGAACTTCTGCGCCCTGTCACCCCCATCACCAACCTGGAAGGGACACGGCCCCAGGATCCCAGTGGCATTTTTGGGCTGGTATCAAATCTGGAGGAGCTGGATGTGGATGACTGGGAATTCTAG
- the STRADA gene encoding STE20-related kinase adapter protein alpha isoform X1 codes for MSFLVSKPERIRRWVSEKFIVEGLREFELFGEQPPGDSRRKTNEASSESIAASPKRDTMSTFLPDSTCYELLTIIGRGFEDLMVVNLARYKPTGEYVTVRRVNLEACTNEMVTFLQGELHVSKLFNHPNIVPYKATFIADNELWVVTSFMAYGSAKDLICTHFMDGMSELAIAYILQGVLKALDYIHHMGYVHRSVKASHILISVDGKVYLSGLRSNLSMINHGQRLKVVHDFPKYSIKVLPWLSPEVLQQNLQGYDAKSDIYSVGITACELANGHVPFKDMPSTQMLLEKLNGTVPRLLDTTTIPADELTMKTSRSSANYGMGESVAIGNARAANGEPALHPYLRTFSTYFHNFVEQCLQRNPDFRPSAGTLLSHPFFKQIKRRASEALPELLRPVTPITNLEGTRPQDPSGIFGLVSNLEELDVDDWEF; via the exons ACAAATGAGGCGAGCTCCGAGTCGATAGCTGCCTCCCCCAAAAGGGACACCATGAGCACCTTCCTCCCAGACAGCACCTGCTACGAGCTGCTCACCATCATAG GCAGAGGCTTTGAAGACTTGATGGTTGTGAACCTGGCGAGGTACAAACCCACAGGAGAGTATGTGACTGTCAGGAGGGTGAACCTGGAGGCCTGCACAAATGAAATGGTCACATTCCTGCAG gggGAACTTCATGTTTCCAAGCTCTTCAACCACCCCAACATTGTGCCATACAAAGCAACTTTCATAGCTGACAACGAGCTGTGGGTGGTGACATCTTTCATGGCCTATG gCTCTGCAAAAGATCTGATCTGTAcccattttatggatgggatGAGTGAGCTGGCCATTGCCTATATCCTCCAGGGGGTACTGAAGGCACTTGACTACATCCACCACATGGGCTATGTACATag GAGTGTTAAAGCCAGCCATATCCTGATCTCTGTGGATGGGAAGGTGTATCTGTCTGGCCTGAGGAGTAACCTGAGCATGATCAACCACGGGCAGCGACTCAAAGTTGTTCATGACTTCCCCAAATACAGCATCAAAGTGCTGCCTTGGCTCAGCCCTGAGGTCTTGCAACAG AACCTCCAGGGTTACGATGCAAAATCTGACATTTACAGCGTGGGGATAACGGCCTGTGAGCTGGCAAATGGACACGTCCCATTTAAAGACATGCCTTCCACTCAG atgctcctggaaaagctgaatGGGACAGTTCCCCGCCTGCTGGACACCACCACAATTCCTGCTGACGAGCTGACCATGAAGACCTCCCGTTCCAGTGCCAACTACGGGATGGGCGAGAGCGTGGCCATCGGCAACGCGCGGGCGGCCAACGGGGAGCCGGCCCTGCACCCCTATCTACGCACCTTCTCCACCTACTTCCACAACTTCGTGGAGCAGTGCCTGCAGCGCAACCCCGACTTCAG GCCAAGCGCAGGCACTCTGCTCAGTCACCCCTTTTTCAAGCAG ATCAAGCGCCGCGCGTCTGAAGCACTCCCGGAACTTCTGCGCCCTGTCACCCCCATCACCAACCTGGAAGGGACACGGCCCCAGGATCCCAGTGGCATTTTTGGGCTGGTATCAAATCTGGAGGAGCTGGATGTGGATGACTGGGAATTCTAG
- the STRADA gene encoding STE20-related kinase adapter protein alpha isoform X2 has translation MSFLRWVSEKFIVEGLREFELFGEQPPGDSRRKTNEASSESIAASPKRDTMSTFLPDSTCYELLTIIGRGFEDLMVVNLARYKPTGEYVTVRRVNLEACTNEMVTFLQGELHVSKLFNHPNIVPYKATFIADNELWVVTSFMAYGSAKDLICTHFMDGMSELAIAYILQGVLKALDYIHHMGYVHRSVKASHILISVDGKVYLSGLRSNLSMINHGQRLKVVHDFPKYSIKVLPWLSPEVLQQNLQGYDAKSDIYSVGITACELANGHVPFKDMPSTQMLLEKLNGTVPRLLDTTTIPADELTMKTSRSSANYGMGESVAIGNARAANGEPALHPYLRTFSTYFHNFVEQCLQRNPDFRPSAGTLLSHPFFKQIKRRASEALPELLRPVTPITNLEGTRPQDPSGIFGLVSNLEELDVDDWEF, from the exons ACAAATGAGGCGAGCTCCGAGTCGATAGCTGCCTCCCCCAAAAGGGACACCATGAGCACCTTCCTCCCAGACAGCACCTGCTACGAGCTGCTCACCATCATAG GCAGAGGCTTTGAAGACTTGATGGTTGTGAACCTGGCGAGGTACAAACCCACAGGAGAGTATGTGACTGTCAGGAGGGTGAACCTGGAGGCCTGCACAAATGAAATGGTCACATTCCTGCAG gggGAACTTCATGTTTCCAAGCTCTTCAACCACCCCAACATTGTGCCATACAAAGCAACTTTCATAGCTGACAACGAGCTGTGGGTGGTGACATCTTTCATGGCCTATG gCTCTGCAAAAGATCTGATCTGTAcccattttatggatgggatGAGTGAGCTGGCCATTGCCTATATCCTCCAGGGGGTACTGAAGGCACTTGACTACATCCACCACATGGGCTATGTACATag GAGTGTTAAAGCCAGCCATATCCTGATCTCTGTGGATGGGAAGGTGTATCTGTCTGGCCTGAGGAGTAACCTGAGCATGATCAACCACGGGCAGCGACTCAAAGTTGTTCATGACTTCCCCAAATACAGCATCAAAGTGCTGCCTTGGCTCAGCCCTGAGGTCTTGCAACAG AACCTCCAGGGTTACGATGCAAAATCTGACATTTACAGCGTGGGGATAACGGCCTGTGAGCTGGCAAATGGACACGTCCCATTTAAAGACATGCCTTCCACTCAG atgctcctggaaaagctgaatGGGACAGTTCCCCGCCTGCTGGACACCACCACAATTCCTGCTGACGAGCTGACCATGAAGACCTCCCGTTCCAGTGCCAACTACGGGATGGGCGAGAGCGTGGCCATCGGCAACGCGCGGGCGGCCAACGGGGAGCCGGCCCTGCACCCCTATCTACGCACCTTCTCCACCTACTTCCACAACTTCGTGGAGCAGTGCCTGCAGCGCAACCCCGACTTCAG GCCAAGCGCAGGCACTCTGCTCAGTCACCCCTTTTTCAAGCAG ATCAAGCGCCGCGCGTCTGAAGCACTCCCGGAACTTCTGCGCCCTGTCACCCCCATCACCAACCTGGAAGGGACACGGCCCCAGGATCCCAGTGGCATTTTTGGGCTGGTATCAAATCTGGAGGAGCTGGATGTGGATGACTGGGAATTCTAG